The genomic region TTTCTGGAAAGGAAAACTAAACTGTTGCTTGATGTGACTAACGGTCTTTCCTTGCCCATCAAAAATAGTAAATTCCTTAAATAGTTTCAGAAAAGAACCTTGAACCTGATAAGCCAAACGACCACCTTCATCTAAAATATCAAACTTACCAGCTAGTGACCAGAATTTCTGTTTAATTTCGAACCTTCGCATAAGCTTCTCCCATCTTACTCAAAACACTAAAGGTATTTTTATGGCAAGTCATTGCCAGCAGCCAAGTAAATTTCATACCATTCTTTTCGCGTCAACTGGATTTCTGCTGCCTTAGCTGCCTCAGCGACACGAGCTTTTTTGGTTGTTCCAATCACAGCTTGCATTTTTGCTGGATAGCGCAGCACCCAAGCAATAGCAACCGCTGACGGGCTGACATGATATTTTTCAGCCAAACGGTTTAAAACCTGATTTAACTCAGGGTATTTCTCAGAACCTAAGAAAACACCACCAAAATAGTCAAACTGAAGCACTGACCAAGCTTGAATCACCACATCATGCAAACGACAATACTCAAAAATACTGCTGTCGCGAACAATCCCAGCCTCTTGTTTCATATTGACATGAAAACCAGCGTCAAAACTAGGAGTAAAGGCTGCACTCAGTTGCAATTGATTAGCCACCAAAGGTTGGTTAACATCTTTTTGAATCAATGCCATCATCATCGGATTTTGATTTGAAACACCAAAATCGATAACTTTTCCCTGTGCCTTCAACAAATCAAAAGCTTCCGCAATTTCTGCAGGCTCCATAAGCGCATCTGGACGATGAAGTAACAAAGAATCAATGTAATCAACATTAAGACGCTTTAAAATACCATCCACAGCTTCTAAAATATGCTCTTTTGAAAAATCAAAATAAGTAAATTCTTCCATGCGGATACCACATTTTGATTGAATCCACATCTTCTCACGCAAATCAGGACGACATTTCAACACCTCTCCTAAGATCTGTTCACATTTTCCATGACCATAACAATCAGCAATATCAAAGGCATTAATTCCAACCGCCAAAGCCGACTCAATCAACTCTTCAACTTGATCAACCGTCATTTCTGAAATGCGCATTAATCCTAAAACAACTTCTGAAACTTCCTTTTGGCGCTCGCCAAATTTAATATATCTCATTTTTTTCCTTTTTCAAAATCAAACACCTAGAGTGTTACTTCACTGATGCGACCTGTATCAACATCATAAACAGCTCCTGAAATAACGATATCATCAGGAATCAACGGAGACTCGCTCAGCTTTTTAACATCCTCACGGACACTTTCTTCAACATCAGAAAATGGCAGAAAGTCTTTTCCATGGACCGACACACCTAAATCACGCGCCAATTGGTCCGCGAAAGCATCATTATTAAGACCTTTCATCCCACAATCCGTATGGTGCAAAACAACAATTTCGCGTGTGCCCAATTGCTGCTCAGAAATTACCAAAGATCGAATGGTATCATCGGTCACACGCCCACCTGCATTTCGCAAAATATGAGCATCTCCAAGCGCCAATCCAAGGGCATGCGCCACGTGCAGGCGCGAGTCCATACAAGTCACAATCGCAACATGTGTCTTAGGTTTCTGTGGCAAATGCGCCGTGCCATGCAAGTCAGCATAAGCTTGATTGGTTTTTAAAAATTTTTCAAAATAAGACATAAAAGTCCTCCTAATATAGCCATGAGAGCGTTTTTTATCATCTTATCATTTTTAGGATTGCTTGTCGCTTAAAAAGACTTAGCACAAAAAAACAGAGGAGCATTCTCCTCTACATCTATTTAAAAACTTTCTTAAGAACTTCACCGACGGTTGTTACCCCAACCACTTCAATCGTTTCTGGAATATCAATACCAGCCAAAGAATTCTTTGGCGAGTAAACTTTGGTAAAGCCAAGTTTTGCCGCTTCATTGATACGTTGTTCAATACGAGTGACACGACGAATCTCACCCGTCAAACCAATTTCACCAATAAAAGCTTCTTGGGGATTGGTTGGCTTCTCTTTATAGCTTGACGCAATCGCTACCGCAACTGCCAAGTCAATGGCTGGTTCATCAAGTTTCACCCCACCAGCTGACTTGAGATAAGCATCTTGATTTTGCAACAAAAGCCCACAACGTTTTTCAAGCACCGCCATAATCAAGCTGACTCGGTTAAAATCAAGACCTGTCGTTGTGCGTTTGGCATTTCCAAAAACCGTTGGTGTTACCAAAGCTTGGACTTCTGCTAAAATTGGACGACTTCCTTCCATAGTAACCACGATAGCTGAGCCAGTCGCACCGTCCAAACGTTCTTCTAAGAAAACTTGGCTAGGATTAAGTACTTCAACAAGCCCGCCTGATTGCATTTCAAAAATGCCAATTTCGTTGGTTGAGCCAAAACGATTTTTCACGGCACGCAAAATACGGAAAGTATGGTGACGTTCCCCTTCAAAATAGAGTACTGTATCCACCATATGCTCA from Streptococcus lutetiensis harbors:
- a CDS encoding aldo/keto reductase, with protein sequence MRYIKFGERQKEVSEVVLGLMRISEMTVDQVEELIESALAVGINAFDIADCYGHGKCEQILGEVLKCRPDLREKMWIQSKCGIRMEEFTYFDFSKEHILEAVDGILKRLNVDYIDSLLLHRPDALMEPAEIAEAFDLLKAQGKVIDFGVSNQNPMMMALIQKDVNQPLVANQLQLSAAFTPSFDAGFHVNMKQEAGIVRDSSIFEYCRLHDVVIQAWSVLQFDYFGGVFLGSEKYPELNQVLNRLAEKYHVSPSAVAIAWVLRYPAKMQAVIGTTKKARVAEAAKAAEIQLTRKEWYEIYLAAGNDLP
- a CDS encoding beta-class carbonic anhydrase, which translates into the protein MSYFEKFLKTNQAYADLHGTAHLPQKPKTHVAIVTCMDSRLHVAHALGLALGDAHILRNAGGRVTDDTIRSLVISEQQLGTREIVVLHHTDCGMKGLNNDAFADQLARDLGVSVHGKDFLPFSDVEESVREDVKKLSESPLIPDDIVISGAVYDVDTGRISEVTL
- the radA gene encoding DNA repair protein RadA; translated protein: MAKKKTTFICQECGYHSPKYLGRCPNCSSWTSFVEEVEVQEVKNARVSLTGEKSKPTKLKDVSSINYSRTKTDMDEFNRVLGGGVVPGSLVLIGGDPGIGKSTLLLQVSIQLADKGTVLYVSGEESSEQIKLRSERLGDIDNEFYLYAETNMQAIRAQIEQIQPDFLIIDSIQTIMSPDISGVQGSVSQVREVTSELMQLAKTNNIATFIVGHVTKEGQLAGPRMLEHMVDTVLYFEGERHHTFRILRAVKNRFGSTNEIGIFEMQSGGLVEVLNPSQVFLEERLDGATGSAIVVTMEGSRPILAEVQALVTPTVFGNAKRTTTGLDFNRVSLIMAVLEKRCGLLLQNQDAYLKSAGGVKLDEPAIDLAVAVAIASSYKEKPTNPQEAFIGEIGLTGEIRRVTRIEQRINEAAKLGFTKVYSPKNSLAGIDIPETIEVVGVTTVGEVLKKVFK